The Raphanus sativus cultivar WK10039 chromosome 2, ASM80110v3, whole genome shotgun sequence genome includes a region encoding these proteins:
- the LOC130508610 gene encoding uncharacterized protein LOC130508610 produces the protein MPVELLVQQPGREHLPVLHPTPRRGHSTWFTKSSNGISRSINQMMYSMLQIGYTKWSEIPQDDQELWFRQFAQEFNWHPDHTETVRIRFKAKAMDSYTKQVNAWKKVWQKNKRPRNINGRVFEQLIVHWQKDETAETSSRNSKNRKSDRGGKGMYVHNLGACSMSTKEDELQMTVIPLIDSNSLRWLTLTRRRVKFRTS, from the exons ATGCCAGTTGAACTATTGGTTCAACAACCGGGTCGAGAGCATCTCCCGGTTCTCCATCCCACCCCACGACGAGGACATAGCACttg gttcaccaagTCGAGTAATGGCATTAGCAGGAGCATCAACCAGATGATGTATTCCATGCTCCAAATTGGATATACGAAGTGGAGTGAGATCCCTCAAGACGACCAAGAGTTGTGGTTTCGTCAATTTGCG CAAGAGTTCAACTGGCACCCCGATCACACGGAAACAGTCCGTATTAGATTCAAAGCTAAGGCCATGGACTCTTATACAAAGCAGGTGAACGCGTGGAAGAAAGTTTGGCAGAAGAACAAGAGGCCACGGAACATCAACGGGAGGGTGTTCGAGCAGTTGATAGTTCATTGGCAGAAGGACGAAACTGCAGAGACGTCTTCTAGGAACTCTAAGAACCGGAAGAGCGATCGTGGCGGGAAAGGTATGTATGTGCACAACCTCGGGGCTTGCTCTATGTCTACTAAGGAAGATGAActt CAAATGACGGTAATCCCGTTGATCGACTCCAACTCATTAAGGTGGCTCACACTAACAAGACGACGGGTCAAATTCAGGACCTCTTGA
- the LOC130508611 gene encoding uncharacterized protein LOC130508611, which translates to MSEESPRPAARRRSSVSSSRASGSSHEQNSFPAYTPAPPPAPAQQNPGVMPVELLVQQPGREHLPVLHPTPRRGHSTWFTKSSNGISRSINQMMYSMLQIGYTKWSEIPQDDQELWFRQFAQEFNWHPDHTETVRIRFKAKAMDSYTKQVNAWKKVWQKNKRPRNINGRVFEQLIVHWQKDETAETSSRNSKNRKSDRGGKGMYVHNLGACSMSTKEDELIEANDGNPVDRLQLIKVAHTNKTTGQIQDLLIKDVVDLVETEIASQSQPLSDDGDSVGASTNLSRLQINEMVEKAVPKRKGGF; encoded by the exons AT gtCCGAGGAATCACCCCGCCCCGCAGCCCGTCGACGTAGTTCGGTGAGCTCTTCCCGTGCATCGGGATCGTCTCACGAACAAAACTCGTTTCCCGCATATACTCCCGCTCCACCTCCCGCTCCTGCTCAACAGAATCCGGGGGTCATGCCAGTTGAACTATTGGTTCAACAACCGGGTCGAGAGCATCTCCCGGTTCTCCATCCCACCCCACGACGAGGACATAGCACttg gttcaccaagTCGAGTAATGGCATTAGCAGGAGCATCAACCAGATGATGTATTCCATGCTCCAAATTGGATATACGAAGTGGAGTGAGATCCCTCAAGACGACCAAGAGTTGTGGTTTCGTCAATTTGCG CAAGAGTTCAACTGGCACCCCGATCACACGGAAACAGTCCGTATTAGATTCAAAGCTAAGGCCATGGACTCTTATACAAAGCAGGTGAACGCGTGGAAGAAAGTTTGGCAGAAGAACAAGAGGCCACGGAACATCAACGGGAGGGTGTTCGAGCAGTTGATAGTTCATTGGCAGAAGGACGAAACTGCAGAGACGTCTTCTAGGAACTCTAAGAACCGGAAGAGCGATCGTGGCGGGAAAGGTATGTATGTGCACAACCTCGGGGCTTGCTCTATGTCTACTAAGGAAGATGaactt ATCGAAGCAAATGACGGTAATCCCGTTGATCGACTCCAACTCATTAAGGTGGCTCACACTAACAAGACGACGGGTCAAATTCAGGACCTCTTGATCAAAGATGTCGTTGATTTGGTGGAAACTGAAATAGCATCTCAATCTCAGCCTCTCTCTGATGACGGCGATTCAGTGGGAGCTTCAACCAACTTGTCCCGATTGCAAATAAATGAGATGGTtgaaaag gcTGTTCCTAAAAGGAAAGGAGGCTTTTAG